A region from the Candidatus Melainabacteria bacterium genome encodes:
- a CDS encoding VCBS repeat-containing protein yields the protein MNAAVVLSFLLLILPAWFLDLTKDKLILFASLSCYGSDFDGDEIEDLSVWDPKSGTLFYQQSSDNKFYKSNFFENATEYIPVLADYDGDGKTDFAFFHKDSAQWIIYQSSNPGLPSQKVFFGAINDLPIPSDIDGDKKYEPAIWRASIKLWFLTDVDKDGNKVLKTVYEGANEDSAFSADYDGDGKSDLIVWRPGDGFWHIVKSSSGFDHNQSEHIQHGKEWDVIVPNDYNADGRCDLVFWRPEDQTWYFHYAGNLGSNQIKFGGKEDIPLSADLDGDNIPELITWNQSKKSWNILNTRQNESFSYKWDVPDGCIPAVSILQKLE from the coding sequence ATGAATGCTGCAGTTGTATTATCCTTTTTGTTACTTATCTTACCAGCATGGTTTCTTGACTTAACTAAAGACAAACTAATTTTATTTGCTTCATTATCTTGTTATGGTTCTGACTTTGATGGAGATGAGATAGAGGATCTTTCTGTTTGGGATCCAAAAAGTGGTACCTTGTTTTACCAACAATCATCTGACAATAAATTCTACAAGTCAAACTTTTTTGAAAATGCAACTGAATATATTCCAGTACTTGCTGACTACGATGGTGATGGAAAAACAGATTTTGCTTTCTTCCACAAAGATTCAGCACAATGGATTATATATCAGTCCTCAAATCCTGGCCTACCATCTCAAAAAGTTTTTTTTGGAGCAATCAATGATTTGCCAATACCTTCTGATATAGATGGCGACAAAAAGTACGAGCCTGCTATTTGGAGAGCAAGCATCAAATTATGGTTTTTAACTGATGTAGACAAGGATGGGAATAAAGTTCTTAAAACAGTTTATGAAGGTGCTAATGAAGATTCTGCCTTTAGCGCTGATTATGATGGTGATGGAAAATCAGACTTAATTGTTTGGAGACCAGGAGATGGTTTTTGGCACATAGTAAAATCAAGTTCAGGATTTGATCACAATCAAAGTGAACATATTCAACACGGTAAGGAATGGGATGTAATTGTCCCAAATGACTATAATGCAGATGGAAGATGTGATCTTGTTTTTTGGAGACCAGAAGATCAAACTTGGTACTTCCATTATGCTGGAAACTTAGGAAGTAATCAAATTAAATTTGGTGGAAAGGAGGATATTCCGCTTTCAGCTGATTTAGATGGTGACAATATACCCGAGCTAATTACCTGGAACCAATCTAAAAAATCCTGGAACATTTTAAACACAAGACAAAACGAATCATTCTCATATAAATGGGATGTACCAGATGGTTGCATACCAGCAGTTTCAATATTACAAAAATTAGAATAG
- a CDS encoding AAA family ATPase, which translates to MFINRKDEIDFLNKKWGSKRPELLVIYGRRRIGKSTLLLELIKNKTSVYFQASEATAKDSLNDFSKVLLHNKLIEEFFTFNDWEDAFELLSEKSKNERLLIVLDEIQFIANEHKGWMSKLQRFWDQKGSKSNMVIILCTSHISFMESKVISYKAPLYGRITGVLKLEPFNYIDASLFVEKYNPVEKLYTYSIFGGTPAYLSLLDEKMSWEENVIEKILPPNERLFDEPNLILKSELREITKYSQILLSVSTGATKMKDITSRLSMSASEISQYLKILIELGYMQKEIPVNEDEMKSRKAIYKLKDPLFYFWYRFILPNQSLLKLGNQKDVFNKVIYPNLDTHIGFSVFESICMEYVRRFYPHNKEFMIKKMGRFVTGQVEIDIFTYNTDKTNTLASCKWSSKPYGPSIISDLAKQAEVLRIKSPRFLCFSSGGFTKDTIDFARVKNVELIDAKDLLTL; encoded by the coding sequence ATGTTTATAAATAGAAAAGACGAAATAGACTTTTTAAACAAGAAATGGGGTTCAAAAAGGCCTGAGCTCTTAGTTATATATGGAAGACGGCGGATAGGAAAGTCTACATTGCTTCTTGAATTAATTAAAAATAAAACCAGTGTTTATTTTCAAGCATCTGAAGCTACTGCGAAGGATAGTTTAAATGATTTCTCTAAGGTTCTTTTACACAATAAATTAATAGAAGAGTTTTTCACATTTAACGATTGGGAGGATGCTTTTGAATTACTTTCAGAAAAATCCAAGAATGAGAGATTGTTAATTGTCCTTGATGAGATACAGTTTATTGCTAATGAGCATAAGGGCTGGATGTCAAAGTTGCAAAGGTTTTGGGATCAAAAAGGTTCAAAGTCAAATATGGTAATAATCTTATGTACCTCTCACATAAGTTTTATGGAAAGCAAAGTAATATCATATAAAGCACCTTTGTATGGAAGAATTACTGGCGTATTAAAGTTGGAACCATTTAATTATATAGATGCAAGCTTATTTGTAGAAAAATATAATCCTGTAGAAAAGCTTTATACTTACTCAATTTTTGGTGGTACACCGGCATATTTATCCTTGTTAGATGAAAAAATGTCATGGGAAGAAAATGTTATAGAAAAAATTTTACCCCCGAATGAACGTTTATTTGATGAGCCAAATCTAATTTTAAAAAGCGAATTAAGAGAAATTACTAAGTACTCACAAATATTGTTATCAGTTTCAACAGGAGCTACAAAAATGAAAGATATTACTTCTAGATTAAGCATGAGTGCAAGTGAAATCAGCCAATATTTAAAAATACTTATTGAACTAGGTTATATGCAGAAAGAAATACCTGTAAATGAAGACGAAATGAAAAGCAGAAAAGCAATTTACAAATTAAAAGATCCTTTATTTTATTTCTGGTACAGGTTCATCCTTCCTAATCAAAGCCTGTTAAAGTTAGGAAACCAAAAAGACGTTTTTAATAAAGTCATTTATCCAAATCTGGACACACATATTGGGTTTTCAGTTTTTGAGAGTATTTGTATGGAATACGTTCGTAGATTTTATCCACATAACAAGGAATTTATGATAAAAAAAATGGGAAGATTTGTAACAGGACAAGTTGAAATCGACATTTTTACATACAACACAGACAAGACTAATACACTAGCTTCATGTAAATGGTCATCAAAACCTTACGGACCAAGCATAATTTCAGATCTTGCAAAACAAGCTGAGGTGCTAAGAATTAAATCTCCAAGATTTCTTTGTTTCTCTTCAGGTGGATTTACAAAAGACACTATTGATTTTGCAAGAGTAAAAAATGTTGAATTAATTGATGCAAAGGACTTACTAACATTATGA
- a CDS encoding glycosyltransferase family 2 protein, whose translation MNKSLSIVIPAYNESKRILRTLNDIDSYITKISGSNLFKVIVVNDGSRDNTNEVVNNWIKNISKNKNCFSVISYEINRGKGYAVREAFKDISTELVLYTDADGASPIEEIEKLLPWIDQGHDVVVGSRVLKDEVTKVKMSFKRRFIGFSFHLILATLNLATIRDTQCGFKLYKKNVAEKLASLQKCFNYTFDVEHLYLAKRLGYKIKEVGVNWYHVEDSKVSMLRDSIKMFLEVLKVRFIYQYNIKEF comes from the coding sequence ATGAACAAATCTCTCTCAATCGTCATTCCTGCCTACAATGAATCAAAAAGAATTCTAAGAACATTAAACGATATTGATAGTTACATAACTAAAATATCAGGATCAAATTTATTTAAAGTAATTGTAGTAAATGATGGCAGCAGAGATAACACTAACGAGGTAGTTAATAACTGGATTAAAAATATAAGTAAAAATAAAAATTGCTTTAGCGTTATTAGTTATGAAATTAATCGTGGTAAAGGTTACGCTGTAAGAGAAGCATTTAAAGATATTTCTACCGAGCTTGTTTTATACACTGATGCTGATGGTGCAAGCCCAATTGAAGAGATAGAAAAACTTTTACCCTGGATTGATCAAGGACATGACGTGGTAGTTGGTTCCAGGGTTTTAAAAGATGAGGTTACAAAAGTAAAAATGTCCTTTAAGCGCAGGTTTATCGGGTTTTCTTTTCACTTGATCCTTGCAACTTTAAATCTTGCAACTATTAGAGATACTCAATGTGGTTTTAAACTTTATAAAAAAAATGTAGCAGAAAAGTTAGCTTCTTTACAGAAATGTTTTAATTATACTTTCGACGTGGAACATCTTTATTTAGCAAAGAGACTTGGATATAAGATCAAAGAGGTTGGTGTAAACTGGTACCATGTTGAAGATTCAAAAGTAAGCATGCTCAGGGATTCAATAAAAATGTTTCTTGAAGTGTTAAAAGTAAGATTTATTTACCAGTATAATATAAAAGAATTCTAA